Proteins co-encoded in one Nitratireductor kimnyeongensis genomic window:
- the mutM gene encoding bifunctional DNA-formamidopyrimidine glycosylase/DNA-(apurinic or apyrimidinic site) lyase, with protein MPELPEVETVRRGLQPIMEGARIDSIELRRPDLRFPFPRGFTERLRGQEIVALGRRAKYLLIHLETSDVVLCHLGMSGSFRVDEDDNAEQTLGEFHHPRSKAEKHDHAVFHLTAGDGRSIRVVYNDPRRFGFMLLHAEGPLDSHPLLSTLGIEPTGNILDGALLSERLREKRAPLKAVLLDQRVIAGLGNIYVCEALWRARLSPKRSADTIVARRGSSERCERLALSIRAVIAEAIAAGGSSLRDYVKADGSLGYFQHSFKVYGREGKPCAHDECSGTVRRIVQSGRSTFYCPTCQR; from the coding sequence CGATTCCATTGAATTGCGGCGTCCGGACCTGCGTTTTCCGTTTCCTCGTGGGTTCACCGAGCGGCTTCGCGGACAAGAGATCGTCGCACTCGGCCGTCGGGCAAAATATCTCCTCATCCATCTGGAAACCTCCGACGTGGTTCTGTGCCATTTGGGAATGTCCGGTTCGTTTCGTGTCGACGAGGATGACAACGCGGAACAGACATTGGGAGAATTTCACCATCCGCGCTCCAAAGCGGAGAAGCACGACCATGCGGTCTTTCATCTGACAGCGGGAGACGGGCGCAGTATTCGCGTGGTCTACAATGATCCACGCAGATTCGGATTCATGCTTCTGCATGCCGAAGGGCCGCTGGACAGCCATCCGCTCTTATCCACGCTCGGCATTGAGCCAACCGGAAACATTCTCGACGGTGCATTGCTTTCTGAGCGCCTGCGTGAGAAGCGCGCACCGCTGAAGGCCGTCCTGCTGGATCAGCGGGTGATCGCCGGCCTCGGGAACATTTATGTCTGCGAGGCGTTGTGGCGCGCAAGGCTTTCACCCAAACGCAGCGCCGACACGATCGTCGCCCGGCGTGGATCGTCTGAACGGTGCGAACGACTGGCGCTATCGATTCGCGCTGTCATCGCCGAGGCGATCGCGGCAGGCGGCTCATCTCTGCGCGATTACGTGAAAGCGGACGGGTCGCTGGGATATTTCCAGCACTCTTTCAAGGTATATGGCCGAGAAGGGAAACCATGTGCTCACGATGAATGCAGCGGCACCGTTCGCCGTATTGTGCAAAGTGGGCGGTCTACCTTCTATTGCCCGACCTGCCAGCGTTAG